The following are encoded in a window of SAR202 cluster bacterium genomic DNA:
- a CDS encoding amidohydrolase family protein: GGGVVGERESVGVEEAVRAWTLGGSYVGLQDGLLGSVQVGKAGDLVVVEGELGERGARVGMVVLGGEVV; the protein is encoded by the coding sequence GGGGGGTGGAGTGGTGGGGGAGAGGGAGTCGGTGGGGGTGGAGGAGGCGGTGCGGGCGTGGACGCTGGGAGGGTCGTACGTGGGGTTGCAGGATGGGTTGCTGGGGTCGGTGCAGGTGGGGAAGGCGGGGGATTTGGTGGTGGTGGAGGGGGAGTTGGGGGAGAGGGGAGCTAGGGTGGGGATGGTGGTGCTGGGGGGAGAGGTGGTGTAG